The Streptomyces asoensis DNA window TGTCGCGCGAGGCCGTCTCGACCGCGTCGAGGATGATCTCCAGCGCCGGGATCAGCCCGCCCAGCCGGGGTGCGTACGACGTGGGGTCGACCTGGATCTCCAGCCAGCCCGAACCGTCCCGCAGATCCTCCTCGGCGGCCTCCCGCACCAGCCGCTGGATGTCCTCCGCCTCCCGTACGCACGACCGTGCCGCGTCGTACAGGCGCTGGAAGCGGAACCAGCCCCGTTCGTCCGTGGCCCGCAGCCTCGGTGGCTCCCCGCTGGTCAGCGCCTCGACCAGGGTGTCCGGCAGGCGCACGCCGTACTTGTCGGCCAGTTCCAGCACGGTGGTGGCCCGCATCGACCCGGTGAAGTGCAGGTGCAGATGGGCTTTCGGCAGCTCAGAGACATCACGTACACGCTCCATTCCCAGATCCTGCCGCACGTTCGCGCCGTCCCGGTACCGCTTTCCCCGATCGTGGTCTTGCTCGCACTCAGGCACGAACGGGGAGCGGACACCGCAGGCGGGCGGAGAAGAAGGAAGCGGGCCGCCTCCCCGGGGGAGACGGCCCGCACGCGCGCGTGAGGAGGCGGACGTCAGTCCCTGGCCTCCGCCAGCAGCTTCTGGATGCGGCTCACGCCCTCGACGAGGTCCTCGTCGCCCAGCGCGTACGACAGCCGCAGGTAGCCGGGGGTGCCGAAGGCCTCACCCGGGACGACCGCGACCTCGGCCTCCTCCAGGATGAGCGCGGCCAGCTCGACCGAGTCCTGCGGGCGCTTGCCCCGGATCTCCTTGCCGAGCAGTCCCTTGACGGACGGGTAGGCGTAGAACGCACCCTCGGGCTCCGGGCACAGGACGCCGTCGATCTCGTTGAGCATCCGCACGATCGTCCTGCGGCGCCGGTCGAACGCCTCGCGCATCTTCTCGACGGCCGCCAGGTCGCCGGAGACGGCGGCCAGCGCCGCGACCTGCGCCACGTTGGACACGTTCGAGGTGGCGTGCGACTGGAGGTTCGTCGCGGCCTTGACGACGTCCTTCGGGCCGATGATCCAGCCCACCCGCCAGCCGGTCATCGCGTACGTCTTGGCGACGCCGTTGACGACCACGCACTTGTCGCGCAGCTCGGGCAGGATCCCCGGCAGGGAGGTGAACTCGGCGTCGCCGTAGACGAGGTGCTCGTAGATCTCGTCCGTCATGACCCACAGGCCGTGCTCGACGGCCCAGCGGCCGATCGCCTCGGCCTCCGCGGCGCTGTAGACCGCGCCGGTCGGGTTCGACGGGGAGACGAAGAGCACGACCTTCGTGTTCTCCGTGCGGGCCGCCTCCAGCTGCTCGACCGAGACGCGGTACCCGGTCGTCTCGTCGGCCACGACCTCCACCGGCACACCGCCGGCCAGCCGGATCGACTCCGGGTACGTCGTCCAGTACGGCGCCGGGACGATGACCTCGTCGCCCGGGTCGAGGATCGCGGCGAAGGCGTTGTAGATCGCCTGCTTGCCGCCGTTGGTGATCAGGATCTGCGAGGCGTCCACCTCGTACCCCGAGTCACGCAGCGTCTTCGCGGCGATCGCGGCCTTCAGCTCGGGAAGACCACCGGCCGGCGTGTACCGGTGGTACTTCGGGTTCTTGCAGGCCTCGACGGCCGCCTCGACGACGTAGTCCGGGGTCGGGAAGTCGGGCTCGCCCGCGCCGAAGCCGATCACCGGACGTCCGGCGGCCTTCAGGGCCTTGGCCTTGGCGTCCACGGCGAGGGTGGCGGACTCGGAGATCGCGCCGACGCGGGCGGAGACCCGGCGCTCGGTGGGAGGGGTTGCAGCGCTCATGGGTCCCATGGTTTCAGACCGGAAACCGCCCCGGCACACGGGTTTCACGGACTGGTCAGCCGACTGAACACCAGAGTGATTCCGATCAAGGCCGCTTTCCGTTCGACGAGGCGCTGAAGACCACGTACACTCACACGTCGTTGGCCTCCAACAGCCGTGCCACATCAGGTGCACACCGAGCACCCGGTCGGATGCGGTACGTTGGGGACACACAAAGGGTCGTAGCTCAATTGGTAGAGCACTGGTCTCCAAAACCAGCGGTTGGGGGTTCAAGTCCCTCCGGCCCTGCTACACACTCCGTCACCAGGATGTGTGCGCAGCGCATGTACGTACAGCAATGCACCGCCGTGCGGCTCAGACCGGGCGCGGCACGGCCACGACCCGGGAACAGGTGAGGACGAATGGCGGATGCCGTGGGCTCCATCGACACGCCTGATGCCCAGGACGAGTTGCCTGAGGCGCAGAAGAAGACCCGCAAGGGCGGCAAGCGCGCCAAGAAGGGCCCGCTGAAGCGTCTCGCGCTCTTCTACCGCCAGATCGTCGCGGAGCTCCGCAAGGTCGTCTGGCCGACGCGCAGCCAGCTGACGACGTACACGACCGTGGTGATCGTCTTCGTCGTCATCATGATCGGCCTGGTGACCGTGATTGACTATGGACTCAGCCACGCCGCCAAGTACGTCTTTGGCTGAGCCTAGAGCGAAGGGCGCCGAGGTATCCGGCGCCCCTTTCGCATGTTCCACCCCTATGTATCCAGGAAGAAGCAGCCACCGTGTCTGACCAGAACCTGAACGACGCCATCGAGCCGGACGAGTCCGTGGACGACGAGCTCGACATCGTCGAGGGCGCGGACGAGGTGGACGAGTTCGAGGCTGCCGAGACCGAAGCGGGTGAACCCGCGGAGGAAGCCGCACTCCACGTCGAGGACGAGGAAGCCGACGAGGACGTCGAGACCGAGGACGTCGTCGAAGAGGCCGAGGAAGAAGAGCCGGCCGAGCCCGTCGACCCCGTCGTCGCCCTGCGCGAGGAGCTGCGCACCCTCCCCGGCGAGTGGTACGTCATCCACACGTACGCCGGCTACGAGAACCGCGTGAAGACCAACCTGGAGCAGCGCGCCGTCTCGCTGAACGTCGAGGACTACATCTTCCAGGCCGAGGTGCCGCAGGAAGAGGTCGTCCAGATCAAGAACGGCGACCGCAAGACCATCCGTCAGAACAAGCTCCCCGGCTACGTGCTGGTGCGCATGGACCTGACGAACGAGTCCTGGGGCGTCGTGCGCAACACCCCCGGTGTCACCGGCTTCGTGGGCAACGCGTACGACCCGTACCCGCTGACGCTGGACGAGATCGTCAAGATGCTCGCCCCGGAGGCCGAGGAGAAGGCCGCCCGTGAGGCCGCCGAGGCCGAGGGCAAGCCGGCTCCGGCCCGCAAGGTCGAGGTCCAGGTGCTGGACTTCGAGGTGGGCGACTCGGTCACCGTCACCGACGGCCCGTTCGCCACGCTCCAGGCCACGATCAACGAGATCAACGCCGACTCGAAGAAGGTCAAGGGCCTCGTCGAGATCTTCGGCCGCGAGACCCCGGTCGAGCTGTCCTTCGACCAGATCCAGAAGAACTAGACCTTCTGGACGTACGCCTTCCGAACAGGTCAGACGGGCTGTCGCCGCGGGTACCTCCCGCCCGGCGAGGGACTGTCTGACCTGCTCGGTTTTTGACCGCGCATGGATACCCGTTATCGTTGTGCGGTATGCCTCCATCCGGATCATCCGGACCGGACGGCTGAAAACTCTCACTAGGACCCGGAGAGAGCAATGCCTCCCAAGAAGAAGAAGGTCACGGGGCTCATCAAGCTCCAGATCAACGCCGGTGCGGCCAACCCCGCGCCGCCGGTCGGCCCCGCGCTCGGCCAGCACGGCGTCAACATCATGGAGTTCTGCAAGGCCTACAACGCCGCGACCGAGTCGCAGCGTGGCTGGGTGATCCCGGTGGAGATCACGGTCTACGAGGACCGTTCCTTCACCTTCATCACCAAGACGCCGCCGGCCGCGAAGATGATCCTCAAGGCCGCTGGTGTCGAGAAGGGCTCGGGCGAGCCGCACAAGACCAAGGTCGCCAAGATCACCGAGGCGCAGGTCCGTGAGATCGCCACGACCAAGCTTCCCGACCTGAACGCCAACGACCTGGACGCCGCGTCCAAGATCATCGCTGGCACCGCCCGCTCCATGGGCATCACGGTCGAAGGCTGATCCCCAGCCCCGTAGCACCTTCGTAGCACCGTGGCAGGGCCTGCTCGGCCCCAACCACGACTCCTCAAGACACACAGGAGCAGTAGTGAGCAAGCGCAGCAAGTCCCTCCGCGCTGCGGACGCCAAGATCGACCGGGAGAAGCTCTACGCCCCGCTCGAGGCCGTCCGTCTCGCCAAGGAGACCTCCACGAGCAAGTTCGACGGCACCGTCGAGGTCGCCTTCCGCCTGGGCGTCGACCCGCGCAAGGCCGACCAGATGGTCCGTGGCACCGTGAACCTGCCGCACGGCACCGGCAAGACCGCCCGGGTCCTGGTCTTCGCGACCGGTGACCGTGCTGCGGCCGCGGAGGCCGCGGGCGCCGACATCGTCGGCTCCGACGAACTGATCGACGAGGTCGCGAAGGGCCGTCTGGACTTCGACGCCGTCGTCGCCACCCCGGACCTCATGGGCAAGGTCGGCCGTCTCGGCCGCGTGCTCGGTCCGCGTGGTCTGATGCCGAACCCGAAGACCGGCACCGTCACCCCCGACGTGGCCAAGGCCGTCACGGAGATCAAGGGCGGCAAGATCGAGTTCCGCGTCGACAAGCACTCGAACCTGCACTTCATCATCGGCAAGTCGTCCTTCGACGACGAGAAGCTGGTGGAGAACTACGGCGCGGCCCTGGAGGAGATCCTCCGTCTGAAGCCGTCCGCCGCCAAGGGTCGCTACATCAAGAAGGCCGCGATCAGCACCACGATCGGCCCCGGCATCCAGGTCGACCCGAACCGCACCCGCAACCTCCTCGTCGAGGAGGACCCGGCCGCGGTCTGAGCCCCACAGCTCACCCTCAGTCGGTGACGAGCCCCGCAACCTTTCGAGGTGCGGGGCTCGTCCCTTTTGCCGTACGTCTTTTTTCCGTACGACTGTCAGTGCCGTGCGTTAACGTTCAGTGACAGGAATCCATGGGGGTGGGACGAATGAAGCACGCGACCCTGTGCCGTGCGGGCCTCTCGATCGCCGCGGTGACCCTGCTGACGTCGATGACGGCCTGCTCGCCGTCCGGCGGCTCCGAGGGCGGCTCCGGCAGCGGCGGCTCCGGCGCCTTCGGCAAGGGCGGGGACGGCGACCCCCGGCTCAGCCCCCTCGCGGCGCTGCGCACCGCCGAGAGGTCCACCGAGGGCGCCGACTCCGCGAAGGTGGAGTCCTCCACGACCATGGGCTCGATGATGTCGATGACGGCGGACGGCGCGCTCGGCTGGGGCGACGGTCTCACCGGCACCCTGACCATCACGTACACGGGCGGCACCATGGCCGACACCATGCGCCGGATGGGCACCACGTCCATGGAGGCCCGCTACCTGCCCGACGCCTACTACGCCAGGATGGGCGACACCTTCGCGCGGCAGGCCGGCGGCAAGCACTGGATCAAGTACGCGTACGACGATCTGGAGAGCCTCGGCGGCAGCTCCGGCGCGTATCTGAAGGACCAGATGCAGAACACCACCCCCAACCAGTCGGTGAAGCTCCTGCTGGCCTCGGGGGACGTGCGCAAGGTCGGCACCGAGCGGGTGCGGGGGCAGCGGACGACGCACTACTCGGGCACGGTCGACGTGGCCGACCTCGCGGAGAAGAACTCGGGCCTCGACCGCGGCCGGCTCGACGACCTGAGGAAGACGCTGGAACAGGCCGGAGTCACCACGGAGACGGTCGACATCTGGGTCGACGACCGGGACCTGCTGGTCAAGAAGGTGGAGAAGGGCGAGACCACGGCCGGCGCCTACACCCAGACCGCGTACTACAGCGACTACGGCACGAAGGTGTCCGCCGAGGTGCCTCCCGCGAGCGACACCGCGGACTTCTCGGCGCTGCTCGAACAGCAGGGAACGGGTGCCGGCTCGTAATTCAGAGGAACCGCCCCGGCCCTCCGGGATAGCTTCACGGTCTTGCTGTGTATCGACCGTGTGTTCTCTGTACGGGGTTGTGGGGGGAAGTCGGATGAGGTCTGCTGTGGGTGCCCTGGGGCTGTCCGTGCTGCTCGTCGCCGGATGTGCGGCGACGGACGGCACGCAGGGCGGCGGTGACAAGGGCGCCGCGGCGGCCGTCGCCCGGGCCGCCGCGAAGGCGGAGCAGGCCGTGTCCCTGCGCTACCGCATGACCGGCAGGACGCCGGAGGAGGGCCGGGTCACCGCCGAGGCGGCGATCGGCACCGAGCCGCCGGCCATGAGCCTCAAGTCCACGGTGCTCGGCGGGCCCGACCGGGGCACGGGAGAGTACCGGCTGGTCGGCGGTGTGCTGTACGTGGGCAGCGACGAGGCGGGTGAGGGCGGCAAGCACTGGGTCAGGTTCGGCGCACCGGGCTCCTCGCCGAAGGGCCTCAAGGTCGACACCGGCACGGCGGCCGACAAGGTCCGGGCCAACCCCTCGCACGAGAGCGGCTTCCTCGGCGCGGCCGACGACCTGAAGCAGGCCGGGACCGAAACGGTCGGCGGGGTCCGCACCACCCACTACACGGGCACCGCGACCCTCGACGCCATCCGCGCCTCCTACGAGGACGACGGCACGGCCGTCCGGCAGCGGACGGAGAAGAGCCTCGCCCAGTACGAGAAGCTGGGTGTGGACGAACTCACGATGGACCTGTGGACCGACGCCGGGGACCGCACGCGCCAGCTGCGCACGCGGGGCACCGGGCGCCACGGCGAGCTCGACCTCACCATCACCTTCCTCGACTTCGGCAAGCCCGTGACCGTCCAGGCGCCGCCCGCCTCGGACACCCTCGACCTGGCCGGGGAGCTGAAGAAGAACCGGTGACGAGGGGGGCACCCGTGGGGCCCGGGCCGGCGGGAGCGGGCCGGGCGCGGGGCCCCGTACGGGCGGATTTGCTTGACGGTGACCCGTTCACGTACTCTCCTCGAGAAGCCAAAGACCGCTGGTCGTTGCCGTGCTCTCGTTCGAGGGGGCGGTGGCCGAAGGATCCGCTGCAATGCGGACGACCCGCGCAGGTGTCAGTGGATACGCTCCCGGACCGGTCTCCTCCCACGGAGTCCGTTCGGTCGAGCAACGCCCCGTGCGCCTGCGCCGGGGCGTTTCGTTGTCCCAGCCCCTTCTGAGCGGTCCTCATCACCCGGAAGGAGGCCGACGCTCTATGGCAAGGCCCGACAAGGCTGCCGCGGTGGCCGAGCTGACGGACGCGTTCCGCAGCTCGAACGCCGCCGTGCTGACCGAGTACCGGGGTCTCACCGTGGCGCAGCTCAAGACGCTGCGTCGTTCGCTCGGTGAGAACGCCCAGTACGCCGTGGTGAAGAACACGCTGACCAAGATTGCGGCCAACGAGGCCGGGATCAACACGCTCGACGACCTTTTCAACGGTCCGACGGCGGTCGCCTTCATCACCGGTGACCCGGTGGAGTCGGCGAAGGGTCTTCGTGACTTCGCCAAGGACAACCCGAACCTCGTCATCAAGGGCGGTGTCCTTGACGGCAAGGCACTGTCCGCCGACGAGATCAAGAAGCTCGCGGACCTCGAGTCCCGCGAGGTTCTGCTCTCCAAGCTGGCGGGTGCCTTCAAGGGCAAGCAGTCCCAGGCTGCGCAGCTCTTCCAGGCGCTTCCCTCGAAGCTCGTCCGCACCGTGGACGCCCTTCGCGCCAAGCAGGACGAGCAGGGCGGTGCCGAGTAACTCGGCTCGCGCATTGACCGCCGCCTGAGGCAGCCCGCCGCAGGCAGGTGGTCGCAGCGGGCCGACTGTACGCCCGCCAGACATGTACATCGGCACCAGCCGAATTAGTGGAAGGAAAGCCGTCATGGCTCTCACCCAGGACGAACTGCTCGCCGAGTTCGAGGGCATGACCCTCATCCAGCTCTCCGAGTTCGTGAAGGCGTTCGAGGAGAAGTTCGACGTCACCGCCGCCGCCGCGGTCGCCGTCGCCGGTCCGGCCGGTCCGGCCGCCGCCGCCGAGGCCGTCGAGGAGCAGGACGAGTTCGACGTCGTCCTCACCGGTGCCGGCGAGAAGAAGATCCAGGTCATCAAGGTCGTGCGCGAGCTGACCTCCCTGGGTCTGAAGGAGGCCAAGGACCTCGTCGACGGCGCCCCGAAGCCCGTCCTCGAGAAGGTCGCCAAGGAGGCCGCGGAGAAGGCTGCCGAGTCCCTCAAGGCCGCCGGCGCCTCCGTCGAGGTCAAGTAACACCCTCCGGTCGGCGACGACCGGACGCGCAGGCTGAATCAGTCCCTCCGGGGCTGTAACGCTCACGCACCGAAGAGCGATCATCCATCTGGGTGGTCGCTCTTCGGCGTTCCTGGAAGCGCGGCCACGGTTGCCCTGCACCCGCGTGACCGGGGGGTATGGTGATCTTCATCGTGTCTCCGAGCGCCGTTCGTCGCGCAGGGGGGCCTTGACGAACCGCACGCAGCGCGCAATTCTCAGGACGCGTCGTCACAACGATCCGAATCCGAGGCATGGATCGGCGGCGGAGAGGGCAGTATCACCGTGCGTTGAGGGCTAGCAGACGAGGGCGTTGAGAACTACGAGGGTCTCGAAAAACCCGCACTGGACATCAGTGTGCCAAGTGGCTACACTGTCCCTTTGCGCTGCCTGTTAGCTGTTCCCTGCCCGTCACCAGGGGCATGCCCTCACTTGAGCCGGACGACCAGACAATCCCTCACCTGGGATTTCTGTCTCTGCGCGCAGGAGAGGGGCCGGTACGCGCGTAGTGAGTCCGAGCCCTCGGAAGGACCCCCTCTTGGCCGCCTCGCGCAACGCCTCGATCGCGAATACGAACAACGCCGCCAGCACCGCCCCGCTGCGCATCTCCTTTGCAAAGATCCGGGAGCCCCTCGAGGTTCCGAACCTTCTCGCGCTGCAAACCGAGAGCTTTGACTGGCTGCTCGGCAACGAAGCCTGGAAGGGTCGCGTCGAGGCCGCCCTGGAGTCCGGTCAGGACGTCCCCACCAAGTCCGGTCTGGAGGAGATCTTCGAGGAGATCTCCCCGATCGAGGACTTCTCCGGGTCGATGTCGCTGACGTTCCGCGACCACCGCTTCGAGCCGCCGAAGAACAGCATCGACGAGTGCAAGGACCGCGACTTCACGTACGCGGCCCCGCTCTTCGTGACGGCCGAGTTCACCAACAACGAGACCGGCGAGATCAAGTCCCAGACGGTCTTCATGGGCGACTTCCCGCTCATGACCAACAAGGGCACCTTCGTCATCAACGGCACCGAGCGTGTCGTGGTGTCGCAGCTGGTCCGTTCGCCGGGTGTCTACTTCGACTCCTCCATCGACAAGACGTCCGACAAGGACATCTTCTCCGCCAAGGTCATCCCCTCCCGGGGCGCCTGGCTGGAGCTGGAGATCGACAAGCGCGACATGGTCGGTGTCCGCATCGACCGCAAGCGCAAGCAGTCCGTCACCGTCCTCCTGAAGGCGCTCGGCTGGACCACCGAGCAGATCCTCGAGGAGTTCGGCGAGTACGAGTCCATGCGCGCCACCCTGGAGAAGGACCACACCCAGGGCCAGGACGACGCGCTGCTCGACATCTACCGCAAGCTGCGTCCGGGCGAGCCGCCCACGCGTGAGGCCGCGCAGACGCTGCTCGAGAACCTCTACTTCAACCCCAAGCGCTACGACCTCGCCAAGGTCGGCCGCTACAAGGTCAACAAGAAGCTCGGCGGCGAGGCCCCGCTCAACGCGGGCGGGCTGACCGTCGAGGACGTCATCGCGACGATCAAGTACCTGGTGAAGCTGCACGCCGGGGAGACCGAGACGGTCGGCGAGTCCGGTCGCTCGATCATGGTCGAGACCGACGACATCGACCACTTCGGCAACCGTCGTATCCGCAGCGTCG harbors:
- the nusG gene encoding transcription termination/antitermination protein NusG, translated to MSDQNLNDAIEPDESVDDELDIVEGADEVDEFEAAETEAGEPAEEAALHVEDEEADEDVETEDVVEEAEEEEPAEPVDPVVALREELRTLPGEWYVIHTYAGYENRVKTNLEQRAVSLNVEDYIFQAEVPQEEVVQIKNGDRKTIRQNKLPGYVLVRMDLTNESWGVVRNTPGVTGFVGNAYDPYPLTLDEIVKMLAPEAEEKAAREAAEAEGKPAPARKVEVQVLDFEVGDSVTVTDGPFATLQATINEINADSKKVKGLVEIFGRETPVELSFDQIQKN
- the rplA gene encoding 50S ribosomal protein L1, with translation MSKRSKSLRAADAKIDREKLYAPLEAVRLAKETSTSKFDGTVEVAFRLGVDPRKADQMVRGTVNLPHGTGKTARVLVFATGDRAAAAEAAGADIVGSDELIDEVAKGRLDFDAVVATPDLMGKVGRLGRVLGPRGLMPNPKTGTVTPDVAKAVTEIKGGKIEFRVDKHSNLHFIIGKSSFDDEKLVENYGAALEEILRLKPSAAKGRYIKKAAISTTIGPGIQVDPNRTRNLLVEEDPAAV
- a CDS encoding pyridoxal phosphate-dependent aminotransferase: MSAATPPTERRVSARVGAISESATLAVDAKAKALKAAGRPVIGFGAGEPDFPTPDYVVEAAVEACKNPKYHRYTPAGGLPELKAAIAAKTLRDSGYEVDASQILITNGGKQAIYNAFAAILDPGDEVIVPAPYWTTYPESIRLAGGVPVEVVADETTGYRVSVEQLEAARTENTKVVLFVSPSNPTGAVYSAAEAEAIGRWAVEHGLWVMTDEIYEHLVYGDAEFTSLPGILPELRDKCVVVNGVAKTYAMTGWRVGWIIGPKDVVKAATNLQSHATSNVSNVAQVAALAAVSGDLAAVEKMREAFDRRRRTIVRMLNEIDGVLCPEPEGAFYAYPSVKGLLGKEIRGKRPQDSVELAALILEEAEVAVVPGEAFGTPGYLRLSYALGDEDLVEGVSRIQKLLAEARD
- the rplJ gene encoding 50S ribosomal protein L10 — its product is MARPDKAAAVAELTDAFRSSNAAVLTEYRGLTVAQLKTLRRSLGENAQYAVVKNTLTKIAANEAGINTLDDLFNGPTAVAFITGDPVESAKGLRDFAKDNPNLVIKGGVLDGKALSADEIKKLADLESREVLLSKLAGAFKGKQSQAAQLFQALPSKLVRTVDALRAKQDEQGGAE
- the rplK gene encoding 50S ribosomal protein L11, which gives rise to MPPKKKKVTGLIKLQINAGAANPAPPVGPALGQHGVNIMEFCKAYNAATESQRGWVIPVEITVYEDRSFTFITKTPPAAKMILKAAGVEKGSGEPHKTKVAKITEAQVREIATTKLPDLNANDLDAASKIIAGTARSMGITVEG
- the rplL gene encoding 50S ribosomal protein L7/L12, whose translation is MALTQDELLAEFEGMTLIQLSEFVKAFEEKFDVTAAAAVAVAGPAGPAAAAEAVEEQDEFDVVLTGAGEKKIQVIKVVRELTSLGLKEAKDLVDGAPKPVLEKVAKEAAEKAAESLKAAGASVEVK
- the secE gene encoding preprotein translocase subunit SecE, encoding MADAVGSIDTPDAQDELPEAQKKTRKGGKRAKKGPLKRLALFYRQIVAELRKVVWPTRSQLTTYTTVVIVFVVIMIGLVTVIDYGLSHAAKYVFG